The stretch of DNA TTCACGATCGACAACCCGAACGCGGGCGGCTCCTGCGCCTGCGGCGACTCGTTCCACTGACGCACCCGCGCGCACGACGGGCCGGTCCTCCTGGCGGAGGGCCGGCCCGTTTCGCGTTCGGCTCGGCGTGCGCCGGGCTTGGTGCGTCCGGCCGGGAGGGTCAGGCCGCGACCACCCGCACGGTCTCGTCGCCGAGGGTCACCAGGTCGCCATCGCCGAGCTGACGTCCGCGCCGGACCTCCACCTCGTCGTTGACCAGCACCTCGGCGTCCTCCAGCAGGGCTTTCGCCTCCGCCCCGTGCTCGGCGAGGCCGGCCAGCTTCAGCAGCTGGCCCAGCCGGATGGTGCCGTCCCGGATCTCGACGTCGCGCATGGCGCACATTCTCCCGCCCGGCTCGCGGACCGCTCCGGCGGCCCGCGGGAAATTCGCTGCGCAGACACGTTCCCTGTTTACGGAGACGGCTGATCGGCGCATTGCGGGTCGGCCCCGGAGCTAATGGAATCGCATTCGGAATCGATTAGGAGGATTTCGTTGCGATTATCAGCTCTGGCGCTGGCCGCTGGAATGGCGGCAGTAGCAGCGCTACCTGCGTGCGCCGCACCTGAGCCGCCCAGCGTTCTCGGGCAGGCGAGCGCTGTCGGGCAGACCAGTGCTCTCGGACGGACCAGCGCTCTCGGACAGGCCGGAACTCCCGGACCGGGCACCGCTGCTGCGCAGTCCGGTGCTCCCGCGCAGGCCCCCGCACCGGCAGTGGCCCCGGCGAACGGGCCGATCATCCAGATGTTCCAGTGGCCCTGGGAATCGGTCGCGCAGGAATGCACCAGCAACCTCGGGCCGTCGGGCATCGGCGCCGTGCAGGTCTCGCCACCGCAGGAGCACGTGCAGCTCGCCGACCAGGCGCACCCCTGGTACCAGGACTACCAGCCGGTCAGCTACCAGCTGCAGAGCCGCCGCGGCGACCGCGAGCAGTTCGCGGCGATGGTCCGCACCTGCAACTCGGCCGGTGTGCAGATCTACGCGGACGCGGTGCTCAACCACATGACCGCGGGCAGCTCGGACGAGCACGGACCGGGCAGCGCCGGGTCGACTTACTCGAAGTACGACTACCCGGGTGTCTACCAGGACGGCGATTTCCACGGGTGCCGCCGCAACATCGAGGACTACAACAACGCCGAAGAGGTCCGGACCTGCGAGCTGGAAGGGCTCTCCGATCTCAAAACGGAGTCCGACGCGGTCCGCTCGAAAGCGGTGGCCTACCTCAACGACCTGATCAGCCTCGGCGTCACCGGCTTCCGCATGGACGGCGCCAAGCACATGGCGCCGGAAGACGTCGGCGCGATCGCCGGTGCGGTGGACAACCTGCCGGGCACCGACCGCAAGCCGTACGTCTACCAGGAGGTCATCGCGGATCAGGCCGCGCCGACCAGCAATTACACCGGTAACGGCGACGTCACCGAGTTCGCCTACCACCACAAGATCAGCGACGCGTTCAAGAACGGCGACATCGCCGGGCTGCGCAACACGCCGGACGAGATGCCCACGCCCTCGGACCAGGCCGTCGTGTTCGTGGACAACCACGACACCCAGCGCAGCGAGCCGACGCTGACCTACAAGGACGGCGCGGCCTACGACCTGGCGAACGCGTTCATGCTCGCCTACCCGTACGGCACGCCGAAGCTGCTGT from Saccharopolyspora sp. SCSIO 74807 encodes:
- a CDS encoding RNA-binding S4 domain-containing protein, which gives rise to MRDVEIRDGTIRLGQLLKLAGLAEHGAEAKALLEDAEVLVNDEVEVRRGRQLGDGDLVTLGDETVRVVAA
- a CDS encoding alpha-amylase family protein gives rise to the protein MFQWPWESVAQECTSNLGPSGIGAVQVSPPQEHVQLADQAHPWYQDYQPVSYQLQSRRGDREQFAAMVRTCNSAGVQIYADAVLNHMTAGSSDEHGPGSAGSTYSKYDYPGVYQDGDFHGCRRNIEDYNNAEEVRTCELEGLSDLKTESDAVRSKAVAYLNDLISLGVTGFRMDGAKHMAPEDVGAIAGAVDNLPGTDRKPYVYQEVIADQAAPTSNYTGNGDVTEFAYHHKISDAFKNGDIAGLRNTPDEMPTPSDQAVVFVDNHDTQRSEPTLTYKDGAAYDLANAFMLAYPYGTPKLLSGFGFDNSDAGPPADQNGTTSPASCDDQAWVCSHRSPLITGMLGFYKSVQGKDLVNWWDDGSGKVAFGRGDAGFLAINRGGEQWQQSLQTSLPPGTYCDVAHGSLQDGQCTGGTVEVYQDGKINVTVRPDEAVALHAGQKLS